The Silene latifolia isolate original U9 population chromosome Y, ASM4854445v1, whole genome shotgun sequence sequence AAAAACAAAGCGAGCTACAGGCCACACATTTGAAAGCACGGTAATGTGAAACTAACTTTACTTTATGCTCTGAAATTTGTAAAATTGAGTTTCAATAGTCATTGTTAGTCTAGGTGACTTTATGTAAAAGGAAAGTAAGAGCTAGGAAGGACAAAGGAGTAAGAGCGAGGACTAGTATAGTAAGGCATAACTAATGAGGGAGGGAGATGGCAGAAGGTCCAATGTACTTTACAGTGTCGGGATGTCGTCCCTTTGCCAAGTCAGAGCAAAGAGGTTAGGTTTAGTTTAAGGAGGAATGCATTCACTCTATAAGACTCTAGAAATGAAACGAGTGAACTACCATCAGTCATATATATAAATTTAAAGAAAGGATGAATTCACAAGTTTATGTCTATCTACATTTCAATTAACTAAATACTAACCAATTTGTGCTATGCTTTCAACATTCATCTGATCACTACTATGAAAAAGGCTTTTAGAGACGCTTTATAATGTCTTTTAGCGACACTATGTAGGAGATTGTATATCAAACTTGATTATATATGCTAGATAGAAGATAGATACGTGTATTTTATGTGCAAAGACTAACTAATTAACGGAAGTAACAAGCTTAAGCAATACACACATTCAGTCATTGGCCAAAGAAAAACTCTTCATAAAAAATTCCAGAAACTCATATATCAGGACAAATTCATATACTCTCTAACTTAAATATGTGAAACCATCTACAAATGGGATACCTTGCTTCAATACGAAAAATTTCTGTTAAATAAAATTGAGCTACAATTTCTATCATTGGTTTTAATTACCCATTTGCACAACTTTCATTGCATTATTCATTACACACTAGCCTGTAAAATGTTGCTTCACATGCTTATCAAGTAACAATCACACATTCGGATAAAATCAACTCATCTCACACAAGAAAAATTCCAGCTTCTCAGTTACACCATATGACCAATCAATTAACTCATACAACCTAAATTATGCAAAATCAAGCATAAAAGAACTAAAAGTATCAGTTCAGGCCCAAAAAAAAAGCACACAAATCACAATTGCTGCACACTAATCAACTTAATCATAATATCTGACCTAAAAATCAATAGTACAAACTAGAATGATGTACCTTTAGAACATGAGATGCCTACCGCCGTTGGCATTCTTAGCCACGTTAATAGAGGACGAACAACATTCAAATATAGATCTAAATCCACAAAATTGGACTTTACATGAAATTAAACAAGAACTGCTAATGATTTCAAGGAATTAATTCAAATCGAATAAAATTAATACTTAAGACTGGCGATGGACGAGCTGAAGATGTCGCGGGTGTTGTTGAGAGAACAGTGACTCGGAAGTGGCGTCGTTGTGGTGAAGGACTAGCATGACTCAGGACTGGCGGCGTCACGACGTTGATTGGTGGATGAGCGCGAGAATAGAGAAAATCGATCTAAGTTTATGTGTTGGGGTGGTTATTGGAGAAGCACCTTccaatcaataaatcaatacatatatataaagcagaaacttttcaagcgatattagagagtccaattttTTTAGAATTCCTAATAAGTGTAGATTTAGCTTTTTTCTCTTAATAGTTTatgataaaattatcctaatcaaagtaaatctaataatttatgagaaagtaatcctAATAGAAGTAAAAAATACTAATAGAAAtggatctaataatttatcgatTATTCTTTACTAACATAATAATAGAACAATAATgttataaataatatttattttagaaatatttataaagtaaaaaaaaaaagtcatataataaacgtataaaATTGTTAAAATTGTATATTTTATAAACATATAATTAATCTTTGTGAGAAAAAAAAGAGATCATAATCTCTTACAAATATAAATATTGATAAAAATCTAAGTTGTTCGATTTTAACTATTTGGTGAAATAATTTGTGTAGTaataaagataattttatttaGAAACTTTTTTGAATATTTAAAAGATTTACAAAAGATTCGAGTTGGTAATTATAACCAAACCTGTAATTGTCTTACACAAAAACCTTAAGAAAAAGCTaaactttgtttttaaaaaaatactTCATGAAAAAGTAACATGTCATAATAGGAAAAAGAGGTAAAGAATGATATTTACTTAGCATTTGACAGAGAAAAATTTCTACAATGacaatattaaaaataaacaatttcAACGATGGCATGAAATAGTTTTAACTCTGACTTTCTATAACGTGTCAAATGTGTGTGATTAAATTAccaataatattcacataagattaaaaaaaattgagctaccatttaaaaatattaaataagtctCATATAGATTTTGTCAAATGAGCccaaaaattaaatacaaatgaacAAAGTCAAGAATTTTGATTTTATGCGGACTAATAATTCAAGAACCAACTAACTATGAATAAGTCAGTGTAAATATATATACAAATTGTGAGAACTATATATAATCTACTATTATATCaccgatttttttttcaaactggtTTCAAACTTATCTCAAATCCATAATAGACGTTAAAAATGTATTGAACtgccaaatatacaaaattattcAGTTAGATCAATTTTTACTTTTTAAATTCCAATTCTTCTATGtgtttttattcacttaattATTTACCGCGGTTTGCGAATGGTTGGTTATTACTTTATCATGTACTGATTGTATATTTAAAAGTGCAATAGTTTTTACGGTAGCTTTTcaaaggtgttttttttttttttttggaaaatttctATTTTGGTCCCTGAGATTTGGGTTAATTCCACTTTAATGTCATGGGGTTTGCATAATTCCACTTTAGTGTCCTAAGgtttcgactacttccactttgtTAACCAGCCATACTTATGAACAGTTGGCAGACAACTGAGCAGCAGAATAGGGAGTGGTCTGGTACTTCATTTCGTTGGCAACACGCAATCAGACTGAATATAGAAAAACCTAACTGCACATAGTTAAAAAAATGAAGTATATACATTCAAACAAATTCCAGAAAACCAGAAAGAAAGATTAACAACAATATTCATATAATCTTAAACCACAAGAAAAAAGATTGGTAAGCAATTGTATACTGGCAGACAACAAACTACCTCATCATCAGAAAATATAGAAATCATTGATGTATAATATTCATAATATAGGGATGATAAAAGCTTCTCTAAATGAAACATGTTTGGATTATAAAAAAAATGATGTCAGGCTCAGCTTGACCAGGCTTAATGTCTTACTAAGCAGCTTATTTTTTTTGCAGGGAATATGAAGCCTGAGAAAAAAATTGTGAAAGACTTGAATGACAAGGTCGGGCCACATTCAATTCGCCTGAAAGTAATTGAGAAGAGCAACACACAAATTTCGCCCAAAAGCAAAGGGCTTAATTATCAAAGAATTGTTTTTCAGGATGAAGAGGTAATTTTGAAAGTTAATTTTACTTACAGTGAAAACTCAGATGATATGTCAAATGATGTAAGTAAGGCAATATCAATGTTAGTATTTGAGATTATAAATACCTTGCTGTATAAGCCCGTTAAAAAGTTCATTATAATTTATTATGATTTTGGAATAACTCAAACAACTTCAATTTAGGTTGTCTACTTCTCAGATAAGTCATTTTTAAAAAATTCCAAATGCTGGAGATTCTACATTGCAAATGATAGACATTGTAATTATGGTCTAGTTAACACAAGGTGGAAGGATAAGAACTACGCTTTATGAAGATGAAATAGCAgcgtatgaaaatataatttacGATAAAATGGAATATGACATTTGCAATGCAAAGATCAAACTAATGCCTGAAAAGTATCGTCGCGATACTGACCATCCATATCAACTAAGCTTTGGTGCTCAAACTGTCATTACCCCAGTTGAAGGTTGCAAACCACCTGCAGGTCCAGAATATATCAGCATAGCTGCAATACCCAGAATTGTGACAACTGATGATAGATACGGTAGTAAATATTTCCCTTACTGCTGGTAGTTCAGTATCTTGATATAGATTTAACCCTCTTCTTTTGTTTACTAACTTACGTACCAATTGAATATTAACCTGTCAAATAATGAATAATGTGTAGATATTCTCGCTATACTAATCCATGTTGAAGTACTGCGAGAGGTGCCACATTCAGATGGAGCAGCCTTACCTGTACGTGAATTAGTTGTGATGGATCCCAGGTTAGATAAAACCAGATGAACACTTACATAATAGAgctgaaatttcggttcaaattgGCAAATTCAACAGCTGATGAAGAAACCTAACTCATGCAGCACAGAACAGCACCTAATCATAACAGCTTGGGCCGAGATTGCGACTAGAGAATGCGAGCAGCTTAAAGAATTGGTTGACACATTCCCAGTGGTTGGTTTCACTTGTCTAAAGCCCTCATATCACAAAGGTATACAATCACATCTATGGTTAACATTCATCACAATCATTGCAAACTCAATACTACAAATAACTGTTTTGTTGATGTGAATTTAATAGGCTTCTCAGTTGCAACTACTTCAGCAACATTTATCAAGTTCAATCTTGATGGAGATAAGGCAGAAAACCTTCGTGCTTGGTAGGCTTAATAATCTTTATGTGTAAGCAGTTAAACTGGTTAATCACGTTACATAAACATGAACTGTTTTATGGATGAAATTAGAAACAATGCAAATAAGACAGAAGTATCTGCTAAACATCAACAAGTCATCGAAACTCGTCAACCTGAAAGAAAGC is a genomic window containing:
- the LOC141632079 gene encoding replication protein A 70 kDa DNA-binding subunit B-like, with product MNSWQTTEQQNREWSGNMKPEKKIVKDLNDKVGPHSIRLKVIEKSNTQISPKSKGLNYQRIVFQDEEVILKVNFTYSENSDDMSNDLTQGGRIRTTLYEDEIAAYENIIYDKMEYDICNAKIKLMPEKYRRDTDHPYQLSFGAQTVITPVEGCKPPAGPEYISIAAIPRIVTTDDRYDILAILIHVEVLREVPHSDGAALPVRELVVMDPSTEQHLIITAWAEIATRECEQLKELVDTFPVVGFTCLKPSYHKGFSVATTSATFIKFNLDGDKAENLRAW